A genomic stretch from Lathyrus oleraceus cultivar Zhongwan6 chromosome 2, CAAS_Psat_ZW6_1.0, whole genome shotgun sequence includes:
- the LOC127120207 gene encoding AAA-ATPase At3g50940 isoform X2: MMMNNRFYPSFTNIGSASSWFEIYAAFSTFMMIFRTAINDLIPLKLRNFIISKLSSFFSSYRPSNEVSLQIDQTWDGNTNNLYYAAKEYLPTKISNTYKSLKIGKISDHKNLLLAFDGKQRVFDEFEGIKIKWLRIQKPDNEVFESPNPVRELDGEGYHYQGYPETYQYNKPKESAENGFMLSFDEKHRDKVMEKYIPHVLRTYEAIKAGNRTLKIHSMQTGVWKHSDFNHPASFDSLALDPDLKKSITDDIDMFLRRKKLYQKVGKPWKRGYLLYGPPGTGKSSLIAAIAKYLKFDVYDMDLSLVYCNSQLTTLMRGTSNRSIIVIEDIDCNKEVLNRSNHVNMDMGSDHFSGAQAYQANPGSKKRFTMSGLLNCMDGLWSSFGEERILIFTTNHKDKVDSALLRPGRMDMHIHLSFLKTKAFKILASNYLDIEEQHGPLIQQIEELLEKVDVTPAVVAEHLLRNEDANVALEGLVKFLHEV; this comes from the exons ATGATGATGAATAATCGTTTTTATCCATCTTTTACAAACATTGGTTCAGCATCATCATGGTTTGAGATATACGCTGCTTTTTCCACTTTCATGATGATTTTTAGAACTGCAATCAATGATCTCATACCCTTAAAACTTCGAAACTTCATCATCTCAAAACTCTCCTCTTTCTTCTCCAGTTATAGACCCAGTAACGAAGTCTCACTTCAAATTGATCAGACTTGGGATGGAAATACCAACAATCTCTACTATGCAGCCAAAGAGTATCTCCCTACTAAAATATCCAACACTTACAAATCCCTCAAAATTGGAAAAATTTCTGATCATAAAAACTTACTCTTAGCTTTTGATGGAAAGCAACGAGTGTTCGATGAATTTGAAGGCATCAAGATTAAATGGCTGCGGATTCAAAAACCCGATAACGAGGTTTTTGAAAGTCCTAATCCCGTTAGAGAACTTGATGGTGAGGGTTATCATTATCAAGGTTATCCCGAAACATATCAGTATAATAAGCCTAAAGAATCTGCTGAGAACGGATTCATGTTAAGTTTCGATGAGAAACATAGAGATAAAGTAATGGAGAAATATATTCCACATGTTTTAAGGACTTATGAAGCTATAAAAGCAGGAAATAGAACTCTCAAGATCCATTCCATGCAAACTGGGGTTTGGAAACACAGTGATTTTAATCATCCTGCTTCCTTTGATTCACTTGCTTTGGATCCTGATCTAAAGAAATCTATAACTGATGATATAGATATGTTCTTGAGGAGGAAGAAGCTTTATCAAAAAGTGGGAAAGCCTTGGAAACGTGGTTACCTATTGTATGGGCCACCAGGAACAGGAAAATCTAGTCTTATTGCTGCTATAGCCAAATACTTGAAATTTGATGTATATGATATGGATCTTAGTTTGGTGTATTGTAACTCACAGCTCACTACATTAATGAGAGGAACATCTAACAGATCCATCATTGTTATTGAAGACATTGACTGCAACAAAGAGGTGCTTAATCGATCAAACCATGTTAATATGGACATGGGTTCAGACCATTTCTCCGGGGCTCAG GCATATCAGGCAAATCCGGGTAGTAAAAAAAGGTTTACCATGTCGGGTCTTCTTAATTGTATGGATGGTTTGTGGTCAAGTTTTGGAGAAGAACGGATTTTGATATTCACTACAAATCATAAAGACAAAGTTGATTCGGCATTGTTGCGTCCTGGTAGAATGGATATGCATATTCACTTGTCCTTTCTTAAAACCAAGGCATTCAAAATCTTAGCTTCAAACTATTTGGACATTGAAGAACAACATGGTCCACTCATTCAACAAATTGAAGAGCTATTGGAAAAAGTAGATGTCACCCCTGCAGTAGTGGCAGAACATTTGTTGAGAAATGAGGATGCTAATGTTGCTCTAGAAGGACTGGTTAAATTTCTTCATGAAGTTTGA
- the LOC127120207 gene encoding AAA-ATPase At3g50940 isoform X1 encodes MMMNNRFYPSFTNIGSASSWFEIYAAFSTFMMIFRTAINDLIPLKLRNFIISKLSSFFSSYRPSNEVSLQIDQTWDGNTNNLYYAAKEYLPTKISNTYKSLKIGKISDHKNLLLAFDGKQRVFDEFEGIKIKWLRIQKPDNEVFESPNPVRELDGEGYHYQGYPETYQYNKPKESAENGFMLSFDEKHRDKVMEKYIPHVLRTYEAIKAGNRTLKIHSMQTGVWKHSDFNHPASFDSLALDPDLKKSITDDIDMFLRRKKLYQKVGKPWKRGYLLYGPPGTGKSSLIAAIAKYLKFDVYDMDLSLVYCNSQLTTLMRGTSNRSIIVIEDIDCNKEVLNRSNHVNMDMGSDHFSGAQVHMLQAYQANPGSKKRFTMSGLLNCMDGLWSSFGEERILIFTTNHKDKVDSALLRPGRMDMHIHLSFLKTKAFKILASNYLDIEEQHGPLIQQIEELLEKVDVTPAVVAEHLLRNEDANVALEGLVKFLHEV; translated from the exons ATGATGATGAATAATCGTTTTTATCCATCTTTTACAAACATTGGTTCAGCATCATCATGGTTTGAGATATACGCTGCTTTTTCCACTTTCATGATGATTTTTAGAACTGCAATCAATGATCTCATACCCTTAAAACTTCGAAACTTCATCATCTCAAAACTCTCCTCTTTCTTCTCCAGTTATAGACCCAGTAACGAAGTCTCACTTCAAATTGATCAGACTTGGGATGGAAATACCAACAATCTCTACTATGCAGCCAAAGAGTATCTCCCTACTAAAATATCCAACACTTACAAATCCCTCAAAATTGGAAAAATTTCTGATCATAAAAACTTACTCTTAGCTTTTGATGGAAAGCAACGAGTGTTCGATGAATTTGAAGGCATCAAGATTAAATGGCTGCGGATTCAAAAACCCGATAACGAGGTTTTTGAAAGTCCTAATCCCGTTAGAGAACTTGATGGTGAGGGTTATCATTATCAAGGTTATCCCGAAACATATCAGTATAATAAGCCTAAAGAATCTGCTGAGAACGGATTCATGTTAAGTTTCGATGAGAAACATAGAGATAAAGTAATGGAGAAATATATTCCACATGTTTTAAGGACTTATGAAGCTATAAAAGCAGGAAATAGAACTCTCAAGATCCATTCCATGCAAACTGGGGTTTGGAAACACAGTGATTTTAATCATCCTGCTTCCTTTGATTCACTTGCTTTGGATCCTGATCTAAAGAAATCTATAACTGATGATATAGATATGTTCTTGAGGAGGAAGAAGCTTTATCAAAAAGTGGGAAAGCCTTGGAAACGTGGTTACCTATTGTATGGGCCACCAGGAACAGGAAAATCTAGTCTTATTGCTGCTATAGCCAAATACTTGAAATTTGATGTATATGATATGGATCTTAGTTTGGTGTATTGTAACTCACAGCTCACTACATTAATGAGAGGAACATCTAACAGATCCATCATTGTTATTGAAGACATTGACTGCAACAAAGAGGTGCTTAATCGATCAAACCATGTTAATATGGACATGGGTTCAGACCATTTCTCCGGGGCTCAG GTTCATATGCTACAGGCATATCAGGCAAATCCGGGTAGTAAAAAAAGGTTTACCATGTCGGGTCTTCTTAATTGTATGGATGGTTTGTGGTCAAGTTTTGGAGAAGAACGGATTTTGATATTCACTACAAATCATAAAGACAAAGTTGATTCGGCATTGTTGCGTCCTGGTAGAATGGATATGCATATTCACTTGTCCTTTCTTAAAACCAAGGCATTCAAAATCTTAGCTTCAAACTATTTGGACATTGAAGAACAACATGGTCCACTCATTCAACAAATTGAAGAGCTATTGGAAAAAGTAGATGTCACCCCTGCAGTAGTGGCAGAACATTTGTTGAGAAATGAGGATGCTAATGTTGCTCTAGAAGGACTGGTTAAATTTCTTCATGAAGTTTGA
- the LOC127123647 gene encoding LOW QUALITY PROTEIN: uncharacterized protein LOC127123647 (The sequence of the model RefSeq protein was modified relative to this genomic sequence to represent the inferred CDS: deleted 1 base in 1 codon; substituted 1 base at 1 genomic stop codon), giving the protein MKQKQNIEGVLCKQSNKVKEDYRIHLTSIIDCIRYLLAQGLAFRGNDESISSRNKGNFDIVKVAATVTTQVILDDLGDDLFAILIDESHDISVKEQMVVVIRYVNNEEKVIECFLGVVHVSNTSALTLKSGLESLFAKYGLSLSRIRGQGYDGAIGASCKRQDILRESQTTKVKQALEHGEISSGRGLNQEMTLRRVGXTRWSSHYGTLLSIVSLFSSIIDVLEMVEEDGTDLDKKRDMDDTFQPTQKKSKRKMEKVSNLHHFQVGLFYEVIDRQLQELNNHFPEVNTELLLCVACLSPRDSFSAFDKERLIRLAQFYPSEFSQVELLTLDCQLENYFLDVCSDSEFSELEGIDDLSIKLVETKKYVVYPLVYLLLKLSLILPVATTIAEKAFSAMNIIKNRMRNRMGDDWLNDCYTYIERDIFVDVENEKIIQHFQNMKNRREQL; this is encoded by the exons ATGAAACAAAAGCAAAACATTGAAGGTGTCTTGTGTAAACAATCCAATAAAGTTAAAGAGGACTATCGAATTCATTTGACAAGTATAATTGATTGCATTCGATATTTATTAGCACAAGGTTTAGCTTTTCGTGGTAATGATGAGTCAATTTCATCTAGAAATAAGGGGAATTTC GATATTGTTAAAGTTGCTGCAACGGTCACTACTCAAGTTATACTGGATGATCTTGGAGATGATTTATTTGCTATTTTAATTGATGAATCTCATGATATCTCAGTGAAGGAGCAAATGGTTGTCGTTATACGTTATGTAAATAATGAAGAAAAAGTTATTGAGTGTTTTCTTGGTGTTGTTCATGTTTCAAATACTAGTGCTCTAACATTGAAATCGGGTTTGGAGTCATTATTTGCAAAATATGGATTAAGTTTGTCAAGGATACGTGGACAAGGCTATGATGGAGCAA TTGGAGCATCATGTAAGCGTCAAGATATTCTTCGTGAAAGTCAAACTACAAAGGTGAAACAAGCATTGGAACATGGAGAAATCTCTAGTGGGCGTGGCTTGAATCAAGAAATGACA TTAAGAAGGGTGGGGTAAACAAGATGGAGCTCACATTATGGTACATTACTTAGTATAGTTTCTTTATTCTCTTCTATCATTGATGTGCTAGAAATGGTTGAGGAAGATGGAACAGATTTAGATAAAAAAAG AGATATGGATGACACTTTTCAACCGACACAAAAAAAGTCAAAGAGAAAAATGGAGAAAGTATCTAATTTACACCATTTTCAAGTTGGATTGTTTTATGAAGTGATTGATCGACAACTTCAAGAGTTGAACAATCATTTTCCAGAAGTGAATACTGAGTTGCTCCTCTGTGTAGCTTGTTTAAGTCCAAGAGATTCATTTTCTGCATTTGATAAGGAGAGGTTGATTCGTTTAGCTCAATTTTATCCTTCAGAGTTTTCTCAAGTTGAATTATTGACACTAGATTGTCAGCTTGAAAACTATTTCTTAGATGTATGCTCTGACAGTGAATTTTCAGAATTAGAGGGGATTGATGATCTTTCTATCAAGCTCGTAGAGACCAAAAAATATGTTGTGTATCCGTTGGTATATTTGCTTTTAAAGTTATCTCTGATATTACCGGTGGCAACTACAATAGCTGAAAAAGCTTTCTCTGCTATGAATATTATCAAGAATCGAATGCGAAATCGCATGGGTGATGATTGGTTAAATGATTGCTATACTTACATTGAGAGAGATATTTTTGTTGATGTTGAAAATGAGAAAATCATTCAACATTTTCAGAACATGAAAAATCGTAGAGAacaattataa